ATTCAAAACAATAGATTCCAAGCTTAATATTTTCTCAACTAATAGCGAAAAGCATAACCATCCTGATAAGGAATCGTTGGCGTTATTGATTTCTAGAGAAACAGGTGAAACCCGCAAGTTATATTTTAATTACCCAGTGGTAAATGCAGAAGCATTTGATGTAGAGAGCCTAACGAAAAAATACAATTACGAAATTATTCAAGGTGATGGCAATACACCTTTGAAAATAACACTTTAACCCAATGATAAATAATGTATTAAGCCCCCAACAACTAGAAAATGCTTCTGTACGAATACTATGTGGAGATGAACAAGGAACAGGGTTCTTTGTTGACCAAGATATTATTTTAACGGCTTATCATGTCATAGTAGATTGTATTGATGAAAATGCAGATATAAAGATAAATAATGTCACATACAGCAAAGAAAATGTGATTGATTATGATCAAAAATTGGACTTATGCCTAATACGAACAAATGAGCCAACAGATACTATCCTGCCCTTAACATCAGCTAATATCAGCTATAAACAAAATTGCTCAACTTATGGCTATCCTTATTCTGGGGAAGTGACAGGTGAAAGAATTGAAGGTAAAGTTGATACAATAAGCATTGACACCCATTGGGGCTTTTCATTCAATAGTGAACAAGTTAGTGAAGATGTTGATTATTCAGGTCTATCAGGAGGTGCCGTTGTTTCAAACCATCAAGTTGTAGGCATTGTGCTTTTGCAAAGAAATAGCTCAGTAGCAGCCATTAGTGTCGAAAAAGCTCAGGAGTTTTTAACCAAAAATAACATTGTCGTAGTTAAAGAGGAAAGTCTGAATGAAATACCAGAACAGTTAAAAAATGATGTAGAATCATCTACACCCAACTACACTGTTTTTCAAGAATTAACCGAAACCTTGGAAACACAAACGGGTTGGTTTTTGTGTGTTGGATCACCAGGTTCAGGCAAAACAACATTTGCCGCTGCATACAATCCTGATAGTGAAAATATTAAAGTTTGTGGACGTTATTTTACCAAGATTCCACAAGATAAAACACCACTTTCTGTTAGAATTTCTGAAAGAAATCTTATTTCCTGGATTGAAACTACATTTAGTGAAAATACTGGTCAGCAGGTAGAGCAGGAAGAAAACCATGGCAAAAGGTTAGAGAGGATAAGCCTTCTTTTAAATAATTTGGCGAACCATTATAAGGGGACTCAATGTGTGCTGTTGATTGATGGTTTGGATGAAGTAAAAAACTTAGATAGTTTCTTAGGTGTTTTGCCTGAAAACTTGCCAGATAACCTTTCTATTGTTCTTTCCTGTACTTCACGAGACATTCTACCAACTCATACCAAAGCACTTATTGATGAAAATAGTGTTATTGAGGTAACTCCGTTGGACATTGGACAATGTGAAGCATTTATTCAACGAGAATTAAAGAAAAAAGAAATCAGCACAGAAAATATTCAGGCTATTGCAAGAAAGTCGGAAGGACATCCTTTGTATTTAAGATACCTGATTAATTATTTGTTGTTGAATGATGTAGCTACTGAGAAAATTGAGGATTGGGTAGAAACCATACCAGCCATTGGCGGGGAAATCAGTAAGTATTATGAAAGCTTATGGGATAAGTTTTTCAAGGAAGAAACAAAGCTTTGGATTGTTTTAATTTTATCCCAAATCAGGCAACCAGTTGCTCAGGACATACTGATCAAAATGCTTCCTGCCAATCATCAGTTAAGTTTTTATTCCCATTTCGAACCTATCAACTATTTACTCAAGGGAGAAGCTAGGTTGGAACTCTATCATGCATCTTTTAAAAATTTCATCTCTAATAAAGTGTCCCACTCCATTCCTTTGGCAAACGATGAAATAATAAAATACTGTGACCAATCTTTGGCGGGTCAATATTCACTGGAAAACAGACTGCATCATTATACCCTTAGCTCATCACCAATCAAATCGCTGGAAATATGTAATCAGGATTGGGCAGATAATGCTGCCCAACATCATGTAAACCCAGACTTGGTAACGCAGGATATAAGAAGCGTGATTAATATAGCAGTGGACGAAAGAGCTACTACAGAACTCATTAGAGTATTGCTACTACTCCAAAGGATTGAGTTTAGGTATGATAGCGTTTTTGCTGAACATGCCTTTGATTTGGCAGAGGCTCTTATAGCTTTAGGGGAGTATGAGGCTGCAATAAAGTATCTGGTAAGGGATAACACTTTATTAATCAGCGAAGGGGATGCTATTTATTTTTTACAGTTGCTGTATGAAAACAAGGCTATTAAAGCAGGGGAACGTTTGTTTAGTGCATTGGATGCTAAATACCGCTTATACTTAAAGGATGAGTTTGGGAAAAAAGATGAGGAAATCAGTCTTGAGCCTTTTATTAATCAGGTTAGATCACTTTGTTTATTCATGTACGAGAATCCAAAAGATGGCTACTTTCGCATACAACAAATCAGATCATTCGCTAAAAAAATGATGAATTTATCGATTGAAAAAGATGCGCAAGAAATGCATGAAGCTTTTTATGATGTTCGCGAAAAGTCAAATTCTTGGCTTGCAGCTTATATTATGCGAAAGTCAAATGATTACCTATATGCTAAAGAATTACCCAAAGATGTAAATATTACAATTGATGAAACTTGGGCAAGAACTTCAGCTCTTTCAATAAATTATATTAATTACTTAAACTATTATTCGGCTCGGCAAAGAATAAAAGGAGATACATATTATAAGGCTATTGCTGACATAGAGTGGTTAATAGAAAGTTATGGATATGAGAATGATACTTATACCTGTTCTATTATAATAGAAGCCCTGATAGGAGAGAGCAAGAATGTCAAAGTTGTAGAAAATGTTATCAATACTTATATAGCCAATGAAGCTGATAAACCACTCAATCTAAGAGATAAAAATGGGGTAGATTTTAATGTGATAGCCGTTCGCTCTTTTTATTTTTATCAAAAATGCGTCGGCTATATTCAGCCAGAATGTAACATTTCTGATTTGCCCAAGCATTGGCATAATGGAAATTTGGAAAGTGGTTTTTGTGAAATAATAAAGTCTTTGGCAAGGCTGCACGGAGCTTTAGCCCGTGAAAAGGCTGAAGGTAATCAAATGCCTGCTGCATTGGAACAATGCCTGGGATCTATTATTGCGACATTAAACTTTAAGCTTGCAAGCAGAGTACATTGGGAAAGAAGTTACCATTTACCTGAATCAATAGTACCATTTATCTATGAGCAGGTAGTTCAATTATACATTGATTTTTTTCCTGACTCGGTTGATACCTTTATTAGCAACATAAAGGATACTAATCGCCATCAACTTGGAATATATACTGAGGGATACAGAAAAGCTCTTGCCTCAGTTATTCGAAAATTGATCAAAGGAGATAAAAAAGGAAAACAAACTATCTTGCTTATAGGAGTTTTAGAAAATCACATAGTTAGCCAGGTTCAGAATAGATGGGAGCGTACCCCTGAGCTATTAAATGTGGTGCAGTTTTATGGTTTGGTTGACTTGCCCAGTAAGGCTAAAGCCACATTTGCAAAAATGCTGGATACCTCAATGGGTCCTACCTGGTACAAAGAAGCCCAATTTCAACTCATCAATACCAATTTGCAACTGAAAGGCAGCGAAAAACATGCTGCTCAATTTGCCGCCTTGCTCGATTATGCTTCTGGCGAGATGACATTTCAGCGGTATATCCGACATAACAAAGAAAGTTTTATTGAAGAACTGGCACAAAAAGGGAAACTGACATTGGCAATTGAATATCTCAAATTTGAGACGGTACCTCCAGTAGATGTACTTATCCAAAATGCTGAACATTTTACCGTAGATAGTATAGCACTAGGTAAAGGAAATGTACAAGGAGCAAACAACCTAGCGATACAAAGTGGGGCATTGAATATTTTAAAACATATACCAAATGTAAATCCTCTGATTAGAGTTGCTTTATGTAGCATTTTTACTGTCAATGATGAGACATTCAGGTATGTGGATGGTTACGCTACTGAAATGGCAAAAGCCCTTAACGAAATAGAAAATGAAGACCATCAAACGCTCGCATTTGAAATCGTTACTCAACTGCTTAAGTCAGAAGATTTTAAAGACGCAGGTGCTGGCGCACAAACAGTTGAACAGGAGTTTGTAAATAACTTGCGAAATGCCTTGACAGAAGAGGTAGATTGGGAGTTATATCAATTCATCAATGGAAAGAGTGTCAAGCCTCCTCAACAAGGAAGCACCCAAGATGACAACTCGGAAGAAGAACAGAACTGTTTCACAAAATTTAATCAAAGGTTTTCCAATGAAGGGAGTTTTATAGACCCTAAAAAGTTGATCGAACAAGGGATGAAGGCATTCAGAGAAGAAAGGATAAGTGTTTGGGATAGAAATTGGTCTACACTCAGTACTCAAGCTAGAAAAAATTTAAAAAAGCTCTTCAAAAATGATCAAGAAGCAATTAAAAGTCTCTCTCCTTATATAAAGAGGTACAACAATAACACTTGGGCTATAGTAGATAACCTTATTTGGTTTTGGGAGAACAACCTGAGCGAAGGTCAGATTGACCAAATCAACCGACATTCTTCCAACCACTTTAAGCTACTGATTCGCCCAGAGAAATATGTGTTTGACAAATACCGTTGGATGGAAAAAGTGAGTGAAGACGAAAATCAGAATGAACAAATGCTAAAGTTCATTATTTGGTTGCTGAACCATCCATTAGACGCGATTCGTAATGATGCCCATAATGCACTCGTTTTTTTAAGTAAGGTAGTACCTGAGCAAATCATTTTGCCACTTATTTCTGAAGTGGTAGAGGATAAACCTGGCTTTTCAAGAAGCTTATGCTCAGAAATTTTAAAGGAAATGGCATTTGAGCAACCTGCTATCATTATTGATCTTTTGAATTCCCAACCTCAATATTTACAAAAAATAGTTACCAATGATCATTTTTCCATTTTGGTGGACTTTATGATCATTGGTGAAGAGCTCAAAGAAAGCGGCTATACAGTCTTATATGATGCTTTAATAGACAAATTTCCAGATGAAACAGCAAGTAGCGATGATGCTCGTTGGGA
This region of Microscilla marina ATCC 23134 genomic DNA includes:
- a CDS encoding S1 family peptidase, whose amino-acid sequence is MINNVLSPQQLENASVRILCGDEQGTGFFVDQDIILTAYHVIVDCIDENADIKINNVTYSKENVIDYDQKLDLCLIRTNEPTDTILPLTSANISYKQNCSTYGYPYSGEVTGERIEGKVDTISIDTHWGFSFNSEQVSEDVDYSGLSGGAVVSNHQVVGIVLLQRNSSVAAISVEKAQEFLTKNNIVVVKEESLNEIPEQLKNDVESSTPNYTVFQELTETLETQTGWFLCVGSPGSGKTTFAAAYNPDSENIKVCGRYFTKIPQDKTPLSVRISERNLISWIETTFSENTGQQVEQEENHGKRLERISLLLNNLANHYKGTQCVLLIDGLDEVKNLDSFLGVLPENLPDNLSIVLSCTSRDILPTHTKALIDENSVIEVTPLDIGQCEAFIQRELKKKEISTENIQAIARKSEGHPLYLRYLINYLLLNDVATEKIEDWVETIPAIGGEISKYYESLWDKFFKEETKLWIVLILSQIRQPVAQDILIKMLPANHQLSFYSHFEPINYLLKGEARLELYHASFKNFISNKVSHSIPLANDEIIKYCDQSLAGQYSLENRLHHYTLSSSPIKSLEICNQDWADNAAQHHVNPDLVTQDIRSVINIAVDERATTELIRVLLLLQRIEFRYDSVFAEHAFDLAEALIALGEYEAAIKYLVRDNTLLISEGDAIYFLQLLYENKAIKAGERLFSALDAKYRLYLKDEFGKKDEEISLEPFINQVRSLCLFMYENPKDGYFRIQQIRSFAKKMMNLSIEKDAQEMHEAFYDVREKSNSWLAAYIMRKSNDYLYAKELPKDVNITIDETWARTSALSINYINYLNYYSARQRIKGDTYYKAIADIEWLIESYGYENDTYTCSIIIEALIGESKNVKVVENVINTYIANEADKPLNLRDKNGVDFNVIAVRSFYFYQKCVGYIQPECNISDLPKHWHNGNLESGFCEIIKSLARLHGALAREKAEGNQMPAALEQCLGSIIATLNFKLASRVHWERSYHLPESIVPFIYEQVVQLYIDFFPDSVDTFISNIKDTNRHQLGIYTEGYRKALASVIRKLIKGDKKGKQTILLIGVLENHIVSQVQNRWERTPELLNVVQFYGLVDLPSKAKATFAKMLDTSMGPTWYKEAQFQLINTNLQLKGSEKHAAQFAALLDYASGEMTFQRYIRHNKESFIEELAQKGKLTLAIEYLKFETVPPVDVLIQNAEHFTVDSIALGKGNVQGANNLAIQSGALNILKHIPNVNPLIRVALCSIFTVNDETFRYVDGYATEMAKALNEIENEDHQTLAFEIVTQLLKSEDFKDAGAGAQTVEQEFVNNLRNALTEEVDWELYQFINGKSVKPPQQGSTQDDNSEEEQNCFTKFNQRFSNEGSFIDPKKLIEQGMKAFREERISVWDRNWSTLSTQARKNLKKLFKNDQEAIKSLSPYIKRYNNNTWAIVDNLIWFWENNLSEGQIDQINRHSSNHFKLLIRPEKYVFDKYRWMEKVSEDENQNEQMLKFIIWLLNHPLDAIRNDAHNALVFLSKVVPEQIILPLISEVVEDKPGFSRSLCSEILKEMAFEQPAIIIDLLNSQPQYLQKIVTNDHFSILVDFMIIGEELKESGYTVLYDALIDKFPDETASSDDARWDDDILSLISEEIDDLDELGILNDDFYEKLIQSIQGYDKIVDLKKSDKYLLRSYLGTESESYISRYTQVVHHLLNKAILPRVSKANQEAAYDIINRIYEYV